AGGACACCACACCGAAAGACCACCAGAACGACCCACTGGAAAACTCCCGGGGAAGATGGCTCCTCAGAAACCAACCCAGCATTGTCGCGGAAAGCAGCGCAGCACCGAGTATCGTGGAGCTGGAAAAAGCGTTGGCCTTCACGAAGCTCCATCCGTCAGCCATGGATTTACCGGAAATCTCCACCATTTCGGGAAATCTGTTCAGGACCAGTGGCACGTAGAGCAGGGACGAACGAGCCACCATGTCCAGCGCGAACAGGTAGTGCCCTCCTTCCGCAGCTCTCCCGAACCAGCCGATCACGTATCGATCGAGATAGAGGAACACCACTCCCGAGACCGTGTAGGTGAGCTCCGTCCTCCCAACCCCCGCGAAAGCGGCCGGAACGGACCGCAAGACGACACCCATTGCCTTGCCGTGGAGGAACAACCACCCAAGAAGACAGAGTGCGGCGGCCGGAGGCAGGAAGAAGAATGCATCGCTCCCCCACGGCGACAGGGCGGCGATCAGTGGGGAAGCCGCGATGACCAAACCATTGCCTCCCCGAACCAAAGTGGCTTGCCAGAGCATCCCGCAGCCTTCCAGATACCCACGCAACGCACCCACACAAATGAACAGCGGAGAAACCGCCGCCGCCGCCAGGAGGGAGCGTAAATAGGAGATCTCGCCGATTTTTGAGATTCCCATGACCAGCATGGCCAGAAGCACGATGGCGGCAACCGTGCTGAACACTATGGATCGCCGCAGAATTGCCGCGATGCAGCCCAGAAACTGGCCATCCCTGGAATTGCGATCGACCATCGGATCCGCACCGATCCTGCGCGCGACACCGATCGCTCCGAAATCGAAGTAGTTGATGATCAGGAAAACGGCGCTCACCGAGGAATATCTCACGAAAAAGTCGGATCCGAAATTTCCCAACACCTTCCAAGTGGCGATCACCGCAGCTCCCGCCAGAAAGAACTGAACCGCCAGTGCGGTCAGTAATTTCCCTCTGCTAGACAGGATCATGAAGCCGCCCAAAGATGCCCCCGTCCAGACCGAGCACCGATCCGGACAGAAACTTCATTTCCGGCTCGGCGAGGAACGCGACAGCCTGTGCCACCTGGTCGACCGTCCCGATCTCCCCTACAGGATGCATCTCCCTGAGCTGGGCGAACGCCTCGGGCCTGCCCCTGAATCCATCCACAAGCATGGGGGTTGAGATCGCGGCTGGAGCGACGGCGTTCACCCGTACCCGAGACCCCAGCTCGACGGCCATGGCCCGGGTCATGCCTGCCAACGCAGCCTTGGATGACGCGTAGGCGCTGAACCCGGGCTTCGTCTGGGTGGCGTGGATGCTCGCTATGTTCACCACCGACCCTCCAGATGCCTCCAGCTGAGGCAGAAGCTCCTGAACTAGCAGGAACGGGGCCACCAAATTCACATCCTGGACGGAGCGAAATTCGTCCACGGAGATCGACTCGATGGGCTTAACGATCTGCAGGGCAGCATTATTGACCAGCAGATGGAGCGCCCCACGGACCAGCCCGTGAAGACTTGCGAAAACCCCCTCACGATAGGTTTCGTCGCGAACGATCCTCAGAAGATCGCACTCCAAGAAGGTTTCTCCCTCCTCCAAGGACGCTGGCGCAATGCGGTCCAGACCAACGACCGCGTAGCCAGATTTGGCGAATCGGACAGCAAGCGCCCGCCCGATCCCTCCCGAGACTCCGGTCACGACCACGCGCTTCATTTGCCACTCTTCAGGAAACCATCGAGCAGATCGATGGCGCGCAGGCTGGCTCTCACCACAGCATCCTTCGTGTTGGATCCGTTGTGGGATCCCAAAATGCACAAGGGGTGCTCGCGAAGGTAGGAGTCCATGGGAAGCGGCTCCTGTTCGAACACATCAAGTGCCGCGCTGTGAACCTTCCCGCTACGGAGGGACTCCACCAATGCGACCTGATCGATCAAGCCTCCCCGGGCCACATTTACGATCCTGACTCCATCCTTTGCATTGGACAACACGTCCGCGGAAAGCATGTGAAAATTCTTCGCGTTTAGCGCACAGGTGAAGGCGAGAAATCGACTTCATCAACTCCTTCCGGCCAGCGGCGATGCGAGGCCCCCTCCGGAACCAGCGATGCGTCGATTCCTGGATCCCACCCAATTACGTTCATTCCGCAAGCCTGGACACGCTTGACTAGGCTCTTTCCGATGTCGCCCAGTCCCACGATGCCAATGGTCCGCCCGGAAAGCGAGATTCCCGATGGCTTCGGCCAAGCACCGGCTCGGATGCCCCTGTCGATGGGAAAGGTCTCGCGCGCCAGCGCAAGCACGTAGGAAAGCGCCAGATCCGCGACCTCGGCCCCGAACATGAGGGGAGTATTGATGATGGGAATCCCCAAGTCCTTGCAGGCTTGAAAATCCACGTTGTCGACACCGATCCCCCATTTGACCGCAGCCTTCAGGCGCCCGGACTTTCCCGCCTCGAATACCCGACGCGTGGCGGGATCGTCACCTATGATCCACCCATCGAAGCCAGGAAGCAAATCGCAGAGTTCGTCCTGGCTCAAGGTCTGCACGACCTTGGCGGGTACGGCTTCCCAACCTGATTCGGCGAAACGCGGGAGGAACGTATCGAACTGACCCAGCATGGGAGGACAGGTCACCAACACTTTCATTTCGAGCCTCCCGCGACGAGGCTTTTCGCCAGCGCTTCGGCGACAGCCCAGTCGTCGGCGTCGTCGATGTCCACCGATTCGATGCGTCGCATGTCGTACATCGCCGGTCGCTTGCCGATTCTGGCGGAGGTGCCTAGGAAACTATCTCGAGTGAAGAGATAGAAGTTGGAATTTTCCTCGAACCACGGCTCCAGATCCTGGGTACGGACAAGATTTGCTGGATCGTGGTTCACCGCAGATCCATCCTGGCGGTAGAACCGTGTCTGTACCTTGTTGACAGAAAACATGGAATCATGGGAACCGGCTCCCAACATTACGGCGAATTTTCCCAGAGCGTCACCGATCGTGGAGGCCGGAAGCAGGGGATTTGTGGTGTGGGTCATCAAATAAATGTCCGATTCCACCTCGGCGACGTCATCAGCAAGGACCAGGTTCATGCTGACAAAGTCCCCGCAAATCTCACTCTTCCGATCGCGGACCAGGACTCTCCCTCCACTAACCAAGCCCGCGCCGGCGAGAATTTCTCTTGCATCGGTATTGATCACGACCTGATCGATGGCCGGCACTTCCAAGAGGGAATCCAATACCCAGCGAAAGAGCGGCTTGCCTGCCAGGTCGCGAAAATTCTTCCCACGAACCCTTTCGCTGTTAGCCTTCATCGGGAGCAAAGCAACGATCTTCTTTCCATCCAGCATGAGAAGCGCCTCCTTAGCGCGGGTAGTAGTACTTTTCTTTTCTCGCGAATGACACTTTCCGTCCAGAGTGATGTCCTTTGTAGGATCCCCAGAACTGGAAAAACCGATACATCATGACGCTGCGGAATGCGCCTCTGAAGGTGCGCGTCCGAACGGCGGTTTCGAGATCACCTAGCACGGCCGCTGCAGAGG
This DNA window, taken from Fibrobacterota bacterium, encodes the following:
- a CDS encoding SDR family oxidoreductase, translated to MKRVVVTGVSGGIGRALAVRFAKSGYAVVGLDRIAPASLEEGETFLECDLLRIVRDETYREGVFASLHGLVRGALHLLVNNAALQIVKPIESISVDEFRSVQDVNLVAPFLLVQELLPQLEASGGSVVNIASIHATQTKPGFSAYASSKAALAGMTRAMAVELGSRVRVNAVAPAAISTPMLVDGFRGRPEAFAQLREMHPVGEIGTVDQVAQAVAFLAEPEMKFLSGSVLGLDGGIFGRLHDPV
- a CDS encoding acylneuraminate cytidylyltransferase family protein, which produces MKANSERVRGKNFRDLAGKPLFRWVLDSLLEVPAIDQVVINTDAREILAGAGLVSGGRVLVRDRKSEICGDFVSMNLVLADDVAEVESDIYLMTHTTNPLLPASTIGDALGKFAVMLGAGSHDSMFSVNKVQTRFYRQDGSAVNHDPANLVRTQDLEPWFEENSNFYLFTRDSFLGTSARIGKRPAMYDMRRIESVDIDDADDWAVAEALAKSLVAGGSK